One part of the Sulfolobus tengchongensis genome encodes these proteins:
- a CDS encoding PaREP1 family protein, whose protein sequence is MEELIKKAEEKGINVEDLILREINKIDPKESIKIRITLAEKFFEEAERFIEKNDPIQSSEKLYKVAEEIVKGLAEKFNTKEYQEAERDGRWYAFLLQKASISLANIIGEWIENGWKTAYLLHVWGFHERRLDINEVKQDIKYIKEMLDKAKQYIN, encoded by the coding sequence ATGGAGGAACTTATTAAGAAAGCAGAGGAAAAAGGAATTAATGTGGAAGATTTGATACTGCGTGAGATAAATAAGATTGATCCTAAAGAGTCAATTAAAATTAGGATAACCTTAGCAGAAAAATTCTTTGAAGAAGCGGAAAGGTTCATTGAGAAAAACGACCCTATTCAATCATCAGAGAAATTGTATAAAGTTGCTGAAGAGATCGTTAAAGGTTTAGCGGAAAAGTTTAACACAAAAGAATATCAAGAAGCTGAAAGAGATGGAAGATGGTATGCGTTCTTATTACAAAAAGCTTCAATTTCATTAGCTAACATTATAGGAGAATGGATAGAGAACGGATGGAAAACAGCTTACTTATTACATGTGTGGGGGTTTCATGAGCGTAGGTTAGACATCAATGAAGTTAAACAAGATATAAAATATATCAAGGAAATGTTAGATAAGGCTAAACAATATATAAATTGA
- a CDS encoding thiamine pyrophosphate-binding protein translates to MRVGETIFYIMKNLGIRQIFGNPGTTELSFLRQMPGDFTYYLALHDGVAVGMAEGYYLATKKPQIVNLHSTPGLTNALSFINEAYVSRIPLIVLVGQQYSNKLVDEPILYGDFIKISAGVVKSAFEIRSESEAVKVFIRAYKESITPPYGPVLISLPQDVAEKDAGDQITIPKHFVGNLCDEATINYVINEINSVNSLAIVAGYEIALFDANEELRKLAEKLNVPVYNEPYMSISPFDSTHPLFKGSLSRYHASDVMKELEKYELILVLGGWLNYVVFPDVDLAKLNVIEVTYDYKEATRRQWDTIVCSPKDFIIKLTEKVNKKFSFTSTILSEREKDQDNFLAEIFRELNRYMEKYVIFSEAPTHRDLLINNVKLKASSFYNTRSGLLGWGLSAGVGYSLYGNNVIAIIGDGSFNYSPQALWSAVKYEGKVKVIVINNKGYRSLAKRGIEADWLSPHTSPWKIALGYGFEAKELKDPKRDVEWLMGDDKRKLLEIVL, encoded by the coding sequence GTGAGAGTTGGAGAGACAATATTTTATATTATGAAAAATTTGGGAATAAGACAAATATTTGGAAATCCTGGAACTACGGAGCTTTCTTTTCTTCGACAAATGCCAGGTGATTTTACCTATTACTTAGCTCTTCACGACGGAGTAGCAGTAGGAATGGCTGAAGGCTATTATCTTGCCACTAAAAAGCCACAGATTGTTAATTTGCACTCCACTCCAGGCTTAACCAATGCGTTATCTTTTATCAATGAGGCCTACGTTAGTAGAATTCCATTAATCGTATTGGTTGGTCAACAATATTCTAACAAATTAGTGGATGAGCCAATACTTTACGGGGATTTTATAAAAATTTCAGCCGGAGTAGTTAAGTCTGCATTTGAAATCAGAAGTGAAAGTGAGGCAGTCAAAGTATTCATCAGAGCTTATAAGGAGAGTATCACGCCACCATATGGTCCAGTTCTAATATCTTTACCCCAAGACGTAGCAGAGAAGGATGCTGGCGATCAAATAACGATCCCTAAACATTTTGTAGGGAATCTATGCGATGAAGCTACAATTAATTACGTCATAAATGAGATCAATAGTGTAAACTCCTTGGCTATAGTTGCAGGTTACGAAATCGCCTTATTCGATGCTAATGAGGAATTACGTAAGTTAGCTGAAAAGTTAAACGTTCCCGTCTATAACGAACCTTATATGAGCATATCGCCCTTCGATTCAACTCATCCATTGTTTAAAGGGTCTTTATCTAGGTATCACGCTTCTGATGTGATGAAAGAATTGGAGAAGTACGAGTTAATTTTAGTTCTAGGTGGATGGTTAAATTATGTCGTATTTCCTGATGTAGATTTAGCTAAACTAAACGTGATAGAGGTGACTTATGATTATAAAGAAGCGACTAGACGTCAATGGGATACGATAGTATGTAGTCCTAAGGATTTCATCATTAAACTTACTGAAAAGGTTAATAAGAAGTTTAGTTTTACTAGCACTATTCTTAGCGAGAGAGAAAAGGACCAAGATAATTTTCTGGCTGAGATATTCAGAGAGTTAAATCGTTACATGGAGAAGTATGTAATATTCTCTGAGGCACCAACACATAGAGATCTGCTAATTAATAACGTTAAGCTAAAGGCGTCCTCTTTCTATAATACGAGATCTGGCCTATTGGGATGGGGATTATCAGCAGGAGTGGGATATAGTTTATATGGCAATAACGTTATAGCGATCATAGGAGATGGAAGCTTTAATTATTCTCCTCAAGCATTATGGAGCGCTGTAAAATATGAAGGTAAAGTAAAAGTAATTGTAATTAACAATAAGGGTTATAGGTCTTTAGCTAAACGTGGTATTGAGGCGGATTGGCTTTCTCCCCATACTTCTCCATGGAAAATAGCCTTAGGTTACGGATTTGAGGCTAAAGAGTTAAAAGATCCTAAAAGAGACGTAGAGTGGCTAATGGGGGATGATAAGAGAAAACTTCTGGAAATAGTCTTATAG
- a CDS encoding Rieske 2Fe-2S domain-containing protein — MMNRRTFLRLYLVVGAAIAIAPMIKPLADYVGYFYNELGSISKQYLVANNNDGIGGFPKYKIVNVSDFQQQVKSSGCPVYFFSYPLTNEPCFLVDLEALLGKPVPQIPNPYYGQYAGPLGQIKTINGVGPNNSIYAFSDVCVHLGCQLPAQVLVTSDNNPGLDIQNSVLHCPCHGSMYLLAKGGIVVGGPAPRPLPIVFLEYDQNTGDIYAVGTNAPYFSASIPRTTPSDNLLYDPRYDYSVPSNPSCSKGG; from the coding sequence ATGATGAACAGAAGGACATTTTTAAGACTATATTTAGTAGTAGGAGCCGCAATAGCTATAGCCCCAATGATAAAACCCTTAGCTGATTATGTGGGATATTTCTACAACGAGTTAGGTTCTATTTCAAAACAGTATCTAGTTGCTAACAATAATGATGGTATAGGCGGGTTTCCAAAATATAAAATAGTGAACGTTAGTGATTTCCAGCAACAAGTAAAAAGTTCAGGATGTCCAGTTTACTTCTTTTCATATCCACTTACTAATGAGCCGTGTTTCTTAGTGGATTTAGAAGCATTATTGGGTAAACCTGTACCGCAAATACCTAATCCATACTACGGCCAATACGCTGGACCATTAGGCCAAATAAAGACTATAAATGGTGTAGGTCCTAATAATTCCATTTATGCTTTCTCTGATGTCTGTGTCCATCTAGGTTGCCAATTGCCCGCACAAGTTCTAGTAACTTCTGATAATAACCCAGGATTAGACATTCAAAATTCAGTTCTTCATTGTCCTTGCCACGGATCTATGTATTTATTAGCCAAGGGAGGTATAGTGGTCGGAGGACCTGCTCCTAGACCCTTACCTATAGTATTTTTAGAATATGACCAAAATACCGGAGACATATATGCCGTTGGAACTAATGCTCCCTATTTCAGTGCATCAATACCTAGAACTACTCCATCAGATAACCTGCTTTATGATCCTAGATACGATTATAGTGTGCCTTCTAATCCATCATGTAGTAAAGGTGGTTAG
- a CDS encoding quinol oxidase subunit 2 has protein sequence MSTSKRLTGKDYAWWVISVLAFFFFFLWVGNFGNLGYLTQSPITSYVERLWSVTYIAAGGVFGVFMGSIVFLSVKFRAPSEVTQVRRINVTTYYYTALIIDLIAAIAVTYEIFNISISQFVTGLLASAEILLFASIIYLVYKLYYTE, from the coding sequence ATGAGCACTAGCAAAAGGCTAACCGGTAAGGATTACGCATGGTGGGTAATTAGTGTATTGGCCTTTTTCTTCTTTTTCTTATGGGTAGGGAATTTCGGAAACTTAGGATATTTAACGCAGAGCCCCATAACGAGTTATGTGGAAAGGCTGTGGAGTGTCACTTACATAGCAGCTGGAGGAGTTTTTGGTGTTTTCATGGGTAGTATAGTATTTCTATCAGTTAAATTTAGAGCCCCATCAGAGGTTACACAAGTTAGGAGAATAAATGTAACTACTTATTACTATACTGCTCTCATAATAGACCTAATAGCTGCCATTGCGGTAACGTATGAGATATTCAACATTTCTATTTCTCAATTCGTCACTGGTTTGTTAGCATCTGCGGAGATATTATTATTTGCGTCAATTATTTACCTTGTATATAAATTGTACTATACTGAATAA
- a CDS encoding cation:proton antiporter: MNYAILSLLLLLTLLISFILTRFKISPVIAYLLGGLIAYTYFNFDFNSSYFSILNFLALNLLAFEIGTSFDISRAKELFRRALGVALVELVLILLISYYIGLYLLHLDPLASLFLVMASIDTSTSVLYKIAGDKLQKSDKDLLVAVASIEDVEVFFLYSIATALNGYFNFIRVSFVVIEVVIASLIIYIFARYFLTGLSIFTSTRLEDESILILIPIVLVFVFEYISEVTQVPVTLSMILAGLAFSSIGGNEKVIKYTAPIREFALIFFFLSVGSYLRITPAITTFVMISLIILVIKYFSFSIASWLTGTTFVKAFTNGLYMLPISEFGIIVSLEAIQQGINVNVIYYISVVVVLISSIIASILATRVNVFQRVINFTYSNSYFLRQLDSAIIWLNKTFSSSISPISKSTIFRGFIKMIFYLIIPYVLFPLLNSLIKSIIDPLNNSVLDNSLYAGETLVALFLLYLFLTEGSKLYSTINNEIMIRIVKVKSKLFKQFWLDLTAFSSTFYIVAITGIYIIFEIIPLLYNFPVQLVLILLLISLYFIYRNRIPLITFTKIGDEISKDIIVKLTIKSIRKMKKRERNNGKRLRIVRGERVIS; encoded by the coding sequence ATGAACTATGCTATATTGAGCTTATTGTTACTTTTAACCTTATTGATTTCCTTTATCCTAACTAGGTTTAAAATCTCTCCAGTAATTGCTTACCTTTTAGGCGGTTTGATCGCATATACGTATTTTAATTTTGATTTCAATTCCTCGTATTTCAGCATACTTAATTTCTTAGCCTTGAACTTGTTAGCATTCGAAATAGGAACTTCGTTTGATATCTCTAGGGCTAAGGAATTGTTCAGAAGAGCATTAGGAGTAGCGTTAGTGGAATTAGTCCTAATCTTGTTAATTTCATATTATATAGGTTTATATTTGCTTCATTTAGATCCTCTCGCCTCACTATTTTTAGTAATGGCTTCGATAGACACTAGTACATCTGTTTTATATAAAATAGCCGGAGATAAGTTACAAAAGAGTGATAAGGATCTATTGGTAGCTGTAGCTTCAATTGAAGATGTTGAGGTATTTTTCCTATACTCAATTGCAACAGCGTTAAATGGTTATTTTAATTTTATTAGAGTCTCTTTCGTAGTTATAGAGGTTGTCATAGCATCACTTATAATCTATATTTTCGCTAGGTACTTCCTAACTGGATTATCCATATTCACATCAACTAGGTTAGAAGACGAAAGTATATTGATCCTAATACCCATTGTATTAGTGTTTGTATTCGAATATATATCTGAAGTTACTCAAGTCCCTGTTACCTTAAGTATGATTTTAGCCGGACTAGCATTCTCTTCCATAGGTGGTAATGAAAAGGTAATTAAATATACCGCACCTATTAGGGAGTTTGCGCTTATCTTCTTCTTCTTGTCTGTGGGAAGTTATTTGAGGATAACTCCAGCCATAACTACTTTCGTCATGATATCTTTAATAATACTTGTCATAAAGTACTTCTCATTTAGCATAGCCTCTTGGTTGACCGGTACTACTTTCGTTAAGGCATTTACGAATGGATTGTACATGTTACCAATAAGTGAGTTCGGAATAATAGTTTCATTAGAAGCTATACAACAAGGTATTAACGTTAACGTAATTTATTACATATCAGTTGTTGTCGTGTTAATCTCATCCATAATAGCTTCAATTTTGGCTACAAGAGTAAACGTGTTTCAGAGAGTCATAAATTTCACATATTCTAATTCATATTTTTTAAGACAATTAGACTCTGCAATAATATGGCTCAATAAGACTTTTAGTTCTAGCATTTCCCCAATTTCAAAATCAACTATCTTCAGGGGGTTCATAAAAATGATATTTTACTTAATAATACCTTACGTATTATTTCCACTACTGAACAGCCTAATTAAGAGTATTATTGACCCATTAAATAATAGCGTATTGGATAATTCCCTATACGCTGGAGAAACATTGGTAGCGTTATTTCTTTTATATTTATTCTTAACTGAGGGATCTAAGTTATATTCAACCATCAATAATGAAATAATGATCCGTATTGTAAAGGTGAAAAGTAAATTGTTTAAACAATTTTGGCTAGATTTGACCGCATTTTCTTCTACATTTTACATCGTTGCCATCACCGGAATATACATAATTTTTGAAATAATCCCTTTATTATACAACTTCCCAGTACAACTGGTTTTAATTCTCCTTTTGATAAGTTTATATTTTATCTATAGAAATAGAATTCCTCTAATAACCTTCACAAAGATAGGTGACGAAATTAGTAAAGACATAATAGTAAAATTAACTATAAAGTCTATAAGAAAAATGAAAAAGAGAGAAAGAAATAACGGAAAGAGATTAAGAATTGTAAGAGGAGAAAGAGTTATATCATAA
- a CDS encoding RNA-guided endonuclease TnpB family protein: MLQAPERAVREDSSIEEEIVTIKMKIYSSALEPLAEKYMRAKRFVLQWLYEHKTTSLKEVHKALYELLREKFGLKSKLAQDCYRDAIAVYKSWSKNPKKGRFPVLRNVSLWLTPKASYTLDFNTMTAKILGEEVKIVGYPHNLSQYKDFKVKEARLVKRGDNWYLNVTMKKKVQVEKQVKGLIAVDINMDFITLGNDKQVIEIPTRLDDAVHFKRLGEQLQKRYQRRWRENKRILNRIRSFHIKARNVMQDFARKVGKWVVEEAKRLNANYIVLEDLNKMISHVKGLRKDYRDRLYLMQYRRVQEWVEWEAKKHGLNVIYVKPAYSSTTCPRCGYELKGNGYRMLRCEKCGFEDHRDYVAVCNLYGRGSLSLATAPYMRDVTPNR, from the coding sequence ATGCTACAAGCTCCAGAGCGAGCTGTCCGCGAGGACAGTTCCATCGAGGAGGAGATCGTGACAATTAAAATGAAGATCTACTCCTCGGCTCTGGAGCCCTTAGCTGAAAAGTATATGCGTGCCAAGAGGTTCGTTCTTCAGTGGTTATATGAACACAAAACCACTTCTCTAAAAGAAGTCCACAAAGCATTATATGAACTCCTCAGGGAGAAATTTGGTTTAAAATCAAAACTTGCTCAAGACTGCTATCGTGATGCCATTGCCGTGTATAAAAGTTGGTCAAAGAATCCCAAAAAAGGGAGATTTCCAGTCCTAAGAAACGTTTCCTTATGGTTAACTCCAAAAGCTAGTTATACTCTTGATTTCAACACGATGACAGCTAAGATACTGGGGGAAGAAGTGAAAATAGTGGGTTATCCTCACAATCTTTCACAGTACAAGGACTTCAAAGTGAAAGAAGCAAGACTAGTTAAGAGAGGAGATAATTGGTATCTTAACGTGACAATGAAAAAGAAAGTACAAGTAGAGAAGCAAGTTAAGGGGCTTATAGCTGTTGACATAAACATGGACTTCATCACGTTAGGTAATGATAAACAAGTTATAGAAATTCCAACACGTCTAGATGATGCTGTTCATTTTAAGAGATTAGGAGAGCAACTGCAGAAGAGGTATCAAAGAAGGTGGAGAGAGAATAAGAGGATTCTCAATAGGATTAGGAGCTTTCACATAAAGGCAAGAAACGTCATGCAAGACTTCGCTAGGAAAGTTGGAAAATGGGTTGTTGAGGAAGCAAAGAGGCTAAACGCTAACTACATCGTGTTGGAAGACTTGAACAAGATGATTTCTCACGTGAAAGGGTTGAGGAAAGACTACAGAGATAGGTTATATTTAATGCAATACAGACGCGTTCAAGAGTGGGTTGAGTGGGAAGCAAAGAAGCATGGGTTGAACGTGATATACGTTAAGCCAGCGTATAGTTCAACTACTTGCCCAAGATGTGGATATGAGCTGAAAGGGAATGGATATAGGATGCTTAGGTGTGAGAAGTGTGGTTTTGAGGATCATCGTGATTATGTAGCTGTGTGTAATTTGTATGGGCGGGGTTCTCTGAGCCTCGCGACTGCCCCCTATATGAGAGATGTAACTCCGAATCGATAG
- a CDS encoding cytochrome bc complex cytochrome b subunit: protein MVNEERSGLFDRFMRWLDERLGIYGHTLRPAPRYAYSIDYWLGGLVLSAFIFEVITGALIALYYTPSDPYTATTYLISKVPYGALLFSLHSWGAYAMVFLLLIHMTRNFLVGAYRPPREIMWIVGCALAGLTLTEAYLGYSLPYNLISWVATTTGLNLFSYMPANLGYLISLMTVVNPNQPGIMSGVDPLVQRFFVFHWIVGGLILVFIGLHLYIFEKHGITPPISQVKPGDPELIDEYQDKIKSDPKWEIQPLMRSIGMVVMIMLLTFGAIFLIASAIPFNITISGGVPKYSMPAFNPVEAAQTPPVPDWYFLFIYFFYKSVSPYNASLIFLGWITVTVLFPFIEEWIFRHKAPHPALRPASIAIGTGFIVSFIVNSVWAGLTPGRDIGPIGVEVDALIFVICFAIIWPLLRYVAQPRVLARWQTSPLTDGGVVIEYKERRILSGLTVLFINSGILAGLIYSLYEVFILSSNAIINQFIIGQFLGISLLLFSASIFLNVVIGNGKS from the coding sequence ATGGTAAATGAGGAGAGGAGTGGATTATTTGATAGGTTTATGAGATGGTTAGATGAAAGATTAGGAATTTATGGACATACATTAAGACCTGCACCGAGATACGCTTACTCCATAGATTATTGGCTTGGAGGGCTAGTTCTCTCAGCATTTATTTTTGAAGTTATTACTGGTGCGTTAATAGCACTTTATTACACTCCTAGCGATCCATATACTGCTACGACATATTTGATAAGTAAAGTTCCCTATGGTGCATTGCTCTTTAGTCTTCATAGTTGGGGTGCTTATGCGATGGTCTTTCTGTTATTGATTCACATGACCAGAAACTTCCTTGTAGGTGCTTATAGACCTCCAAGAGAGATTATGTGGATAGTAGGATGTGCCTTAGCTGGACTAACTTTAACTGAGGCTTATTTAGGATACTCTTTGCCATATAACTTAATCTCATGGGTCGCTACTACGACTGGATTAAATCTATTCTCATATATGCCTGCGAACCTAGGTTATTTGATCTCATTAATGACAGTAGTAAATCCTAACCAGCCCGGTATAATGTCTGGTGTAGATCCTTTAGTCCAGAGGTTTTTCGTATTTCATTGGATAGTAGGAGGCCTAATTCTAGTCTTCATAGGTTTACATTTATATATATTTGAAAAGCATGGTATAACTCCTCCAATATCTCAAGTAAAACCTGGAGATCCTGAGTTGATAGATGAATACCAGGATAAGATAAAATCTGATCCAAAATGGGAAATTCAGCCATTAATGAGATCTATTGGAATGGTAGTAATGATAATGCTGTTAACGTTTGGTGCAATATTTCTAATCGCGTCAGCTATACCATTTAATATAACCATAAGCGGTGGAGTTCCTAAATACTCAATGCCCGCATTCAATCCAGTAGAAGCAGCACAAACTCCACCAGTTCCCGACTGGTATTTCCTATTCATTTACTTCTTCTATAAGTCGGTAAGTCCCTATAATGCTTCGCTAATATTCTTAGGTTGGATAACAGTTACTGTTCTTTTCCCATTTATAGAAGAATGGATATTTAGACATAAAGCTCCACATCCTGCATTAAGGCCAGCTTCTATTGCAATAGGTACGGGCTTTATAGTGAGCTTTATAGTTAATAGTGTATGGGCTGGTCTAACACCGGGGAGAGATATAGGACCGATAGGTGTAGAAGTTGACGCTCTAATTTTTGTAATATGTTTTGCGATAATATGGCCCTTATTAAGATATGTGGCTCAGCCTAGGGTCTTGGCAAGATGGCAAACCTCACCATTGACTGATGGTGGTGTGGTAATAGAATATAAGGAGAGAAGGATACTAAGCGGGTTAACGGTATTATTCATAAACAGTGGTATATTAGCTGGTCTAATATATTCTCTTTATGAAGTATTTATACTTTCTAGCAATGCGATAATTAACCAATTTATAATTGGTCAATTTTTAGGTATTTCATTACTTTTATTTTCTGCTTCAATTTTCTTAAATGTGGTGATTGGAAATGGAAAAAGCTAG
- a CDS encoding cytochrome c oxidase subunit II — MEKARIFELSTIVFAIVILTVLGVFSDIYLNSINTGAYLSTTAKQDAIPIKVIGMQYAWEFVYPNGTVSIDKLVLKANQTYLLEITSKDVIHAFYIPQLGFKFEAIPGYVYDFYIVVNKPGVYDIWCAEFCGPGHYLMKGTLIVVS, encoded by the coding sequence ATGGAAAAAGCTAGGATTTTCGAATTATCAACAATAGTATTTGCAATAGTAATCTTAACTGTTTTAGGTGTTTTTTCTGATATCTACCTAAATTCAATAAACACTGGCGCTTATTTATCTACAACGGCTAAACAAGATGCTATTCCAATTAAGGTTATAGGCATGCAATATGCGTGGGAATTCGTATACCCTAATGGAACTGTATCTATTGATAAGTTAGTGTTAAAGGCTAATCAGACATATCTCTTAGAGATAACCTCCAAGGATGTAATTCACGCATTCTACATACCACAATTAGGCTTCAAATTTGAGGCAATTCCTGGTTATGTATACGACTTCTATATAGTTGTTAATAAACCTGGAGTATATGATATATGGTGTGCTGAATTTTGTGGACCTGGACATTATTTGATGAAAGGTACTCTCATAGTGGTGAGTTAA
- a CDS encoding dCTP deaminase, protein MILSHQSIRQLLGKVIFNYVEDNVRENGYDLRICGERYFVVEEGASLPNKKARLREIVFKDLAELEPLKTYLFESCEEFNTPDDLAILITLKSTMARNGFLAPPTVIDAGYKGKVFVAITPVYRSSLAKGVGTHHLIFLKLDQKTERPYSGRYQGGIVI, encoded by the coding sequence ATGATACTCTCTCATCAATCGATAAGACAATTACTAGGAAAAGTAATTTTTAATTACGTTGAAGATAACGTGAGAGAAAACGGATATGACCTAAGAATCTGCGGTGAGAGATATTTCGTGGTAGAAGAGGGAGCAAGTCTACCCAACAAGAAAGCTAGGTTAAGGGAAATAGTCTTTAAAGACTTAGCTGAACTAGAACCGCTCAAAACTTATCTTTTCGAATCTTGTGAAGAGTTTAACACTCCAGACGATTTAGCGATACTAATAACCTTAAAGAGTACCATGGCTAGGAACGGATTCTTGGCCCCTCCCACTGTTATAGATGCTGGATATAAGGGTAAGGTATTTGTCGCAATAACTCCAGTTTATCGCTCATCATTAGCCAAAGGTGTTGGCACACATCATCTCATATTTCTCAAACTAGATCAGAAAACCGAAAGACCTTATAGTGGAAGATACCAAGGAGGAATAGTAATCTAG
- a CDS encoding class I SAM-dependent methyltransferase, with amino-acid sequence MSIFNDTHPELTRLGIKLDNVDSRYKPVWRMGISIDEMIYIARRLYPLIKDGRNVLDLACGNGLITVILSKLMQGSEFHAIDDWEKVAKHEVMRNIEIDNAKINLSDFRNGYELPYRDEYFDVVYSVMFLSNIGKEGRTKIGNEVKRVLRNDGRFVIVDTLVFRGKIKKELASLFNLEWYGEENGFSFFLYKRVK; translated from the coding sequence ATGAGTATCTTTAACGATACACATCCAGAACTCACTAGGTTAGGAATTAAATTAGATAACGTAGATTCCAGATATAAGCCAGTATGGAGAATGGGAATATCTATTGACGAAATGATTTACATCGCTAGAAGGTTATATCCTTTGATAAAAGATGGTCGAAATGTTCTAGATTTAGCTTGCGGAAATGGACTAATTACTGTAATTTTATCTAAGCTAATGCAGGGTAGTGAATTTCACGCGATCGATGACTGGGAGAAAGTAGCAAAACATGAAGTAATGAGAAATATAGAAATTGATAACGCTAAAATTAACTTGAGCGATTTTAGGAACGGGTACGAATTACCATACCGGGATGAATATTTTGACGTAGTATATAGTGTAATGTTTTTATCTAATATAGGAAAGGAAGGCAGAACTAAGATAGGTAATGAAGTTAAGAGAGTCTTAAGGAATGATGGCAGGTTTGTGATAGTTGATACTCTAGTATTTAGAGGTAAGATAAAGAAAGAACTTGCCTCACTATTTAATTTAGAATGGTACGGAGAAGAAAATGGTTTTTCGTTTTTCCTTTATAAAAGGGTAAAGTGA
- a CDS encoding DUF929 domain-containing protein: MDRRSVIIAIVGIIIIIIGVVVYVTHFVASAQSIPAGKFIKISNEDLAPKGKVIVVVQSWYGCPVGAAASWAIYDVLQHYGNLSYELHYSDPDHSPANIPGLIFTNFTSNSVVEFYVAYVYNEYLNGSYNNTPIPQDQLIPVGEQILKEEYAQMGLPPQVAQLIIQYETQVPISQYGKPAAIYVKPPHLNFAILISGPNGTYIVTTPIVNPTILEGYTPQYVLSNIGQFPQIIQAAQMIQNTILEAAGPLAGECPTI, from the coding sequence ATGGATAGAAGAAGTGTAATTATAGCCATTGTTGGAATAATCATCATCATAATCGGTGTAGTAGTATATGTAACACATTTCGTTGCATCGGCTCAATCAATTCCCGCTGGAAAATTCATAAAGATAAGTAATGAAGATTTGGCTCCGAAAGGCAAAGTAATAGTGGTTGTACAATCCTGGTATGGCTGTCCAGTAGGTGCAGCAGCGTCATGGGCAATATATGACGTTTTACAACATTACGGTAATTTAAGCTATGAGTTGCACTACTCTGATCCAGATCACAGCCCTGCTAACATTCCAGGGTTAATATTCACGAATTTCACCAGTAATTCAGTTGTAGAATTCTACGTAGCTTATGTTTATAATGAATACCTAAATGGTTCTTATAACAATACGCCAATTCCACAAGATCAACTAATCCCCGTAGGTGAGCAAATATTGAAAGAAGAATACGCTCAAATGGGATTGCCACCACAAGTTGCGCAGTTAATAATACAATATGAGACGCAAGTGCCAATCTCACAGTATGGAAAACCTGCTGCTATATATGTTAAACCGCCTCATTTAAACTTTGCAATATTAATCTCTGGACCAAACGGTACCTATATAGTAACTACACCAATAGTCAATCCTACAATCCTAGAAGGCTACACACCGCAGTATGTTTTATCTAATATAGGCCAATTCCCCCAAATTATACAGGCTGCACAAATGATACAAAACACCATACTAGAGGCTGCAGGTCCTCTAGCAGGGGAATGTCCAACAATATAA
- a CDS encoding sulfocyanin, whose amino-acid sequence MKAQSSILPVIVGILVAIIAVGVSVYAYYEYQILSAPTTTSTSTSTSTSSQIPLKYDSTNKTVFLTIAVLTTGPSFNFNGTSNGQLVIYIPAGWSIYVTYINEQSLPHNLILLENDTATPNNADVGQFGKILYIVGATTSNYQTTGISSGQSVSGLWGPINAGTYMLVCGILGHAESGMWAVVVASPNVTTPYATTAG is encoded by the coding sequence ATGAAAGCACAATCCTCCATTCTACCCGTTATTGTGGGAATATTAGTAGCTATAATAGCAGTGGGAGTATCAGTATATGCATATTATGAATATCAGATACTTTCAGCTCCAACTACCACTTCAACTAGTACCTCCACTTCTACATCTAGCCAGATACCATTAAAATACGACTCAACAAATAAGACAGTATTTTTAACCATAGCTGTTCTGACTACTGGTCCATCTTTCAACTTTAATGGGACTAGTAATGGACAGCTTGTAATTTACATTCCTGCTGGATGGTCAATATATGTTACCTATATAAATGAACAATCCCTTCCCCACAATTTAATATTACTTGAGAACGATACTGCAACTCCTAATAATGCAGATGTGGGACAGTTCGGTAAGATATTATATATCGTTGGGGCTACTACTAGTAATTACCAGACTACTGGCATCTCAAGTGGTCAGTCAGTTAGTGGATTATGGGGACCTATAAATGCGGGTACCTATATGCTAGTTTGTGGCATTTTAGGTCATGCTGAAAGTGGAATGTGGGCAGTAGTTGTAGCCTCTCCCAACGTAACTACTCCTTATGCTACTACTGCGGGTTAA